Proteins found in one Panicum hallii strain FIL2 chromosome 4, PHallii_v3.1, whole genome shotgun sequence genomic segment:
- the LOC112891115 gene encoding uncharacterized protein LOC112891115, whose protein sequence is MEYDYRGRPGSGSYGAAPGGGGGGPSLYPHVGQPSHGGGGSGTASPRAAPYHHGPGGGSGSSAPIVTPLAPTSTSSSKVGIHVAIKPEFRITPPPQLPPQMVEIPRSTFNFDFDYERRILAEAEKENPNWSKFVVERQAPPPVPQQQARPASSGSGDPVVDKYVAMGLGREAVSFAVLNYGDNPAKVKEFVKSYNILHEMGFTSPNVPELLAIHDNDPDKVIQRLLSSPS, encoded by the exons ATGGAGTACGACTACCGGGGCCGGCCGGGCTCGGGATCCTACGGCGccgcgcccggcggcggcggcggcggcccgtcgCTCTACCCGCACGTCGGCCAGCCCTCCCACGGTGGGGGTGGGTCCGGGACCGCCTCGCCGCGGGCCGCGCCCTACCACCACGGGCCCGGGGGCGGCTCCGGGTCCTCGGCCCCCATCGTGACGCCGCTCGCTCcaacctccacctcctcctcga AAGTGGGCATACACGTCGCGATAAAGCCTGAATTCCGCATTACCCCTCCT CCTCAATTGCCACCACAGATGGTAGAAATTCCTCGTAGCACCTTCAACTTTGATTTTGATTATGAGAGAAggattcttgctgaggcagagaAGGAGAACCCCAACTGGAGTAAGTTTGTGGTAGAAAGACAGGCACCACCGCCTGTGCCACAGCAGCAG GCTAGACCAGCATCTTCAGGGTCAGGGGATCCAGTTGTGGACAAGTATGTCGCCATGGGGCTTGGGCGTGAAGCTGTCTCATTTGCCGTGTTGAATTATGGAGATAATCCAGCAAAG GTGAAGGAGTTCGTGAAATCGTACAACATCCTCCACGAGATGGGCTTCACATCGCCAAACGTGCCCGAGCTGCTGGCGATCCATGACAACGACCCCGACAAAGTCATCCAGCGCCTGCTCTCGTCGCCGTCCTGA
- the LOC112889291 gene encoding histone H3.2 yields MARTKQTARKSTGGKAPRKQLATKAARKSAPATGGVKKPHRFRPGTVALREIRKYQKSTELLIRKLPFQRLVREIAQDFKTDLRFQSSAVAALQEAAEAYLVGLFEDTNLCAIHAKRVTIMPKDIQLARRIRGERA; encoded by the coding sequence ATGGCCCGCACGAAGCAGACGGCGCGCAAGTCCACCGGCGGCAAGGCCCCGCGGAAGCAGCTGGCGACGAAGGCGGCGCGCAAGTCGGCCCCGGCGACCGGCGGCGTGAAGAAGCCGCACCGCTTCCGCCCGGGCACCGTTGCGCTCCGCGAGATCCgcaagtaccagaagagcacGGAGCTGCTCATCCGCAAGCTCCCCTTCCAGCGCCTGGTCCGCGAGATCGCGCAGGACTTCAAGACCGACCTCCGGTTCCAGTCCTCGGCGGTCGCCGCGCTGCAGGAGGCCGCGGAGGCGTACCTCGTCGGGCTCTTCGAGGACACCAACCTCTGCGCCATCCACGCCAAGCGCGTCACCATCATGCCCAAGGACATCCAGCTCGCGCGCCGCATCCGCGGGGAGCGCGCCTAG
- the LOC112888538 gene encoding histone H3.2 — MARTKQTARKSTGGKAPRKQLATKAARKSAPATGGVKKPHRFRPGTVALREIRKYQKSTELLIRKLPFQRLVREIAQDFKTDLRFQSSAVAALQEAAEAYLVGLFEDTNLCAIHAKRVTIMPKDIQLARRIRGERA; from the coding sequence ATGGCCCGCACGAAGCAGACGGCGCGCAAGTCCACCGGCGGCAAGGCGCCGCGGAAGCAGCTGGCGACGAAGGCGGCGCGCAAGTCGGCCCCGGCGACCGGCGGCGTGAAGAAGCCGCACCGCTTCCGCCCGGGCACCGTCGCGCTTCGCGAGATCCgcaagtaccagaagagcacGGAGCTGCTCATCCGCAAGCTCCCCTTCCAGCGCCTGGTCCGCGAGATCGCGCAGGACTTCAAGACCGACCTCCGGTTCCAGTCCTCGGCGGTCGCCGCGCTGCAGGAGGCCGCGGAGGCGTACCTCGTCGGGCTCTTCGAGGACACCAACCTCTGCGCCATCCACGCCAAGCGCGTCACCATCATGCCCAAGGACATCCAGCTCGCCCGCCGCATCCGCGGGGAGCGGGCCTAG
- the LOC112888537 gene encoding villin-5, producing MSVSMKDLDPAFRGSGQKDGLEIWRIEDFKPVPIPVSSYGKFFMGDSYIILKTTALKNGSLRHDIHYWIGKDTSQDEAGTAAILTVELDAALGGRAVQYREVQGNETEKFLSYFRPCIMPQPGGVASGFKHVEVNNQDHDTRLYVCHGKHVVHVKEVPFARSSLNHDDIFILDTKSKIFQFNGSNSSIQERAKALEVVQYIKDTFHEGKCEIASVEDGRMMADAEAGEFWGFFGGFAPLPRRAPAEGNEKHEETASKLLCFDQGKLEPVNYESLAHELLETNKCYFLDCGAELYVWMGRTTSLQERKGASEAAEKLLSDSNRTKTHIIKVIEGFETVMFKSKFKEWPQTPDLKLSSEDGRGKVAALLKRQGLNVKGLMKAAPAKEEPQSYIDCTGNLQVWRVNDKDKALLSSSDQSKFYTGDCYIFQYTYPGDDKEECLIGTWFGKKSVEEDRITAVSLASKMVESAKFQAVQARLYEGKEPIQFFVIFQSLLVFKGGLSSGYKKFIAENGIDDDSYSEEGLALFQIQGSGPENMQAIQVDPVASSLNSSYCYILHDGNTVFTWAGNLTTALDQELMERQLDVIKPNTQSRSQKEGSETDQFWSLLGGKSEYSSQKMVRELESDPHLFSCILSKGNLKVKEIHHFTQDDLMTEDVFVLDCHTSIFVWVGQQVDVKVRLQALDIGEKFVVLDFLMENLACETPIFTVTEGSEPPFFTRFFTWDSAKSQMHGNSYQRKLAIVKGGGAPALDKPRRRTPVYSGRSTTQDKSQRSRSMSFSPERVRVRGRSPAFTALAANFESSSNRNLSTPPPVVKKLYPKSLTPDSSNTSSKSSAIAALAGSSDRPTQTPTPESIKDGSEPEKPKQEEDATDGASTMNNRVESLTINEDVKENEPEDDEGLPIYPYERLKTTAADPVTEIDVTRRETYLSLAEFKEKFGMTKEAFSKLPKWKQNRLKIALQLF from the exons ATGTCAGTTTCTATGAAGGACCTGGACCCAGCCTTCCGTGGCTCTGGACAAAAAGA CGGCTTGGAAATATGGCGTATCGAGGATTTCAAGCCCGTTCCTATCCCTGTATCTTCATATGGGAAGTTTTTCATGGGCGATTCTTACATTATCTTGAAG ACAACAGCCTTGAAAAATGGTTCTCTTCGCCATGATATCCATTACTGGATTGGTAAAGATACTAGTCAG GACGAAGCTGGAACTGCTGCAATTTTAACAGTAGAGCTTGATGCTGCCCTTGGCGGACGTGCTGTTCAGTACCGAGAAGTACAAGGCAATGAAACAGAGAAATTCCTATCCTATTTTAGGCCATGCATCATGCCACAGCCAGGAGGAGTAGCGTCTGGATTCAAGCATGTTGAGGTCAACAACCAGGATCATGATACTCGCTTATATGTCTGCCATGGGAAGCATGTCGTTCACGTTAAAGAG GTTCCTTTTGCTCGGTCGTCCCTTAATCATGATGACATATTTATTCTGGATACGAAGTCCAAAATTTTCCAGTTCAATGGGTCAAACTCATCCATCCAAGAGCGAGCAAAAGCTCTTGAAGTTGTACAGTACATCAAAGATACATTTCACGAGGGGAAGTGTGAAATTGCATCTGTTG AGGATGGTAGAATGATGGCTGATGCGGAAGCTGGTGAGTTCTGGGGTTTTTTTGGTGGCTTTGCCCCTCTTCCAAGGAGGGCACCTGCAGAAGGCAATGAGAAACATGAGGAAACTGCCTCCAAATTGCTATG TTTTGACCAAGGAAAACTGGAGCCAGTGAACTACGAATCCTTGGCACACGAATTACTTGAGACAAACAAGTGCTACTTCTTAGACTGTGGCGCTGAATTGTATGTTTGGATGGGCAGAACTACATCCCTGCAGGAGAGAAAGGGTGCTAGTGAAGCTGCTGAG AAATTGCTCTCTGATTCAAACCGAACAAAAACACACATCATCAAAGTGATTGAAGGATTTGAGACTGTTATGTTCAAATCAAAATTTAAAGAGTGGCCGCAGACACCTGACTTGAAGTTGTCATCTGAGGATGGTAGAGGCAAAGTTGCAG CTCTACTCAAACGCCAGGGCTTAAATGTTAAGGGTTTGATGAAAGCTGCTCCCGCAAAAGAAGAACCTCAGTCCTACATTGATTGCACTGGCAACCTGCAG GTGTGGCGTGTAAATGATAAAGACAAGGCACTTCTTTCATCCTCTGATCAATCCAAATTTTACACTGGCGATTGCTACATATTTCAGTATACGTATCCTGGAGATGATAAGGAGGAATGTCTTATTGGAACTTGGTTTGGGAAAAAGAGTGTTGAG GAGGATAGGATTACGGCAGTTTCACTTGCAAGCAAGATGGTTGAATCTGCTAAGTTTCAGGCTGTCCAG GCGCGCCTGTATGAGGGGAAAGAACCGATCCAATTCTTTGTGATATTTCAAAGCTTGCTAGTGTTTAAG GGTGGTCTTAGCTCTGGGTACAAGAAATTTATTGCTGAAAATGGTATTGATGATGATAGTTATTCTGAAGAGGGGCTTGCACTCTTCCAAATTCAAGGTTCAGGACCAGAAAACATGCAAGCAATTCAGGTTGATCCT GTGGCCTCATCATTGAATTCATCCTATTGTTACATTCTCCATGATGGAAACACTGTGTTCACTTGGGCTGGTAATCTGACCACTGCATTGGATCAAGAGTTAATGGAGAGGCAACTTGATGTAATTAAG CCAAATACACAGTCTAGGTCACAAAAGGAAGGGTCAGAAACAGATCAATTTTGGAGCTTACTGGGAGGAAAATCCGAGTATTCAAGCCAAAAAATGGTGCGAGAACTTGAAAGTGATCCCCATCTTTTCTCATGCATCCTGTCTAAAG GCAATTTGAAG GTCAAGGAAATACACCACTTTACTCAAGACGATCTAATGACAGAAGATGTTTTCGTTCTGGACTGTCACACGAGCATATTTGTTTGGGTTGGTCAACAGGTGGATGTCAAAGTGAGGTTACAAGCTTTGGATATTGGGGAG AAATTTGTTGTGCTTGATTTCCTTATGGAAAACCTTGCCTGTGAAACACCGATTTTCACTGTTACTGAAGGGAGTGAGCCTCCCTTTTTCACTAGGTTCTTCACCTGGGATTCAGCAAAATCACAG ATGCATGGGAATTCATACCAGAGGAAGCTTGCCATAGTAAAAGGTGGAGGTGCTCCAGCATTGGAT AAACCAAGACGACGAACACCAGTGTATTCAGGAAGGAGTACAACACAAGATAAATCTCAGCGCTCCAGAAGCATGTCCTTTAGCCCTGAGCGTGTCCGTGTTAGGGGAAGATCTCCAGCATTCACTGCATTGGCTGCTAACTTTGAAAGTTCAAGCAACAGAAATCTTTCCACTCCTCCACCAGTAGTTAagaaactttacccaaaatctCTTACACCTGATTCGTCGAATACTTCTTCCAAGTCATCTGCAATTGCGGCTCTGGCTGGTTCTTCGGATCGCCCTACTCAAACCCCCACACCAGAATCAATAAAAG ATGGCTCTGAGCCAGAGAAGCCAAAACAAGAGGAAGATGCTACAGATGGCGCTAGTACCATGAACAATAGAGTTGAATCTCTTACCATAAATGAAGATGTAAAAGAAAACGAGCCGGAAGATGACGAGGGCCTTCCAATATACCCGTATGAACGTCTGAAGACCACAGCTGCTGATCCTGTTACTGAAATTGATGTCACGAGGAGAGAG ACCTACTTATCTTTGGCTGAATTCAAAGAGAAGTTTGGGATGACAAAAGAGGCATTCAGCAAGCTTCCAAAGTGGAAACAGAACAGGCTAAAGATTGCTCTTCAACTTTTTTAG